The following are from one region of the Channa argus isolate prfri chromosome 6, Channa argus male v1.0, whole genome shotgun sequence genome:
- the LOC137129314 gene encoding galectin-4-like isoform X2, which produces MFVAPPGYQPVYGPRIPYLGPIYGGLREGTSIYLQGSIPENITRFVVNLLCGESESSDIALHFNPRFDGRDKVVFNTCQNGSWESEEKIRSMPFSRGQIFEIVMLVTSHGYQIKVNGNEFHHFKHRIPFDRVRAMHITGDVSIQTINVIGGGMGGGMGGGMGGGYPGGMGGGMGGGMGGGMGQGGYPGGGMGGQYPGSNLPGTGGQPIYNPPVPYSNMIPGGMYSKRTIIIRGMVPFGGNRLSINFVVSRSRDIAFHFNPRVKEGIVVRNSNIGGNWGQEERELSMNPFLEGQYFDISIRCGNQRFKVFVNGQHLFDFAHRFRSCNEIDMLEIEGDVQISYIHF; this is translated from the exons ATGTTTGTTGCTCCTCCAGGCTATCAGCCAGTCTATGGCCCT AGAATTCCCTACCTGGGGCCTATTTATGGAGGCCTGAGGGAGGGGACCTCCATATACCTCCAGGGGTCCATTCCTGAAAACATCACCAG GTTCGTCGTCAACTTGCTCTGTGGAGAGTCCGAGTCCAGCGACATTGCCCTTCACTTCAACCCTCGATTCGACGGCCGCGACAAGGTGGTTTTCAACACCTGCCAAAATGGTTCGTGGGAGTCCGAGGAGAAGATTCGTAGTATGCCCTTCAGCAGGGGCCAAATCTTTGAAATAGTCATGTTAGTCACCTCACACGGTTACCAG ATCAAAGTCAATGGGAACGAGTTCCACCACTTCAAGCACCGCATCCCTTTCGACAGAGTGCGTGCGATGCACATCACGGGAGATGTTTCCATCCAGACGATTAATGTCATCGGG GGCGGAATGGGAGGTGGCATGGGCGGAGGAATGGGA GGAGGATACCCGGGGGGCATGGGTGGAGGAATGGGTGGAGGAATGGGAGGAGGAATGGGA CAGGGAGGGTATCCAGGGGGCGGCATGGGG GGACAGTACCCAGGATCAAACCTACCG GGTACAGGAGGGCAGCCAATCTACAACCCT cCCGTGCCATATTCCAACATGATCCCAGGAGGGATGTACTCTAAGAGGACCATCATCATCAGGGGCATGGTGCCCTTCGGTGGTaacag ACTGAGCATCAATTTCGTGGTGAGCAGATCAAGGGACATCGCTTTCCACTTCAACCCCAGGGTGAAGGAGGGGATTGTGGTGAGAAACAGCAACATTGGAGGTAACTGGGGCCAGGAGGAAAGAGAGCTCAGCATGAACCCCTTCCTGGAGGGGCAGTACTTTGAT ATCTCAATTCGTTGTGGGAACCAAAGGTTCAAGGTGTTTGTGAATGGACAGCACTTGTTTGACTTTGCCCACCGCTTCCGGTCCTGCAATGAGATTGACATGCTGGAGATTGAAGGCGATGTGCAGATCTCCTACATCCACTTCTga
- the LOC137129314 gene encoding galectin-4-like isoform X1: protein MFVAPPGYQPVYGPRIPYLGPIYGGLREGTSIYLQGSIPENITRFVVNLLCGESESSDIALHFNPRFDGRDKVVFNTCQNGSWESEEKIRSMPFSRGQIFEIVMLVTSHGYQIKVNGNEFHHFKHRIPFDRVRAMHITGDVSIQTINVIGGGMGGGMGGGMGGGYPGGMGGGMGGGMGGGMGQGGYPGGGMGGGYPGDMGGGMGGQYPGSNLPGTGGQPIYNPPVPYSNMIPGGMYSKRTIIIRGMVPFGGNRLSINFVVSRSRDIAFHFNPRVKEGIVVRNSNIGGNWGQEERELSMNPFLEGQYFDISIRCGNQRFKVFVNGQHLFDFAHRFRSCNEIDMLEIEGDVQISYIHF, encoded by the exons ATGTTTGTTGCTCCTCCAGGCTATCAGCCAGTCTATGGCCCT AGAATTCCCTACCTGGGGCCTATTTATGGAGGCCTGAGGGAGGGGACCTCCATATACCTCCAGGGGTCCATTCCTGAAAACATCACCAG GTTCGTCGTCAACTTGCTCTGTGGAGAGTCCGAGTCCAGCGACATTGCCCTTCACTTCAACCCTCGATTCGACGGCCGCGACAAGGTGGTTTTCAACACCTGCCAAAATGGTTCGTGGGAGTCCGAGGAGAAGATTCGTAGTATGCCCTTCAGCAGGGGCCAAATCTTTGAAATAGTCATGTTAGTCACCTCACACGGTTACCAG ATCAAAGTCAATGGGAACGAGTTCCACCACTTCAAGCACCGCATCCCTTTCGACAGAGTGCGTGCGATGCACATCACGGGAGATGTTTCCATCCAGACGATTAATGTCATCGGG GGCGGAATGGGAGGTGGCATGGGCGGAGGAATGGGA GGAGGATACCCGGGGGGCATGGGTGGAGGAATGGGTGGAGGAATGGGAGGAGGAATGGGA CAGGGAGGGTATCCAGGGGGCGGCATGGGG GGGGGATATCCAGGAGACATGGGTGGTGGGATGGGG GGACAGTACCCAGGATCAAACCTACCG GGTACAGGAGGGCAGCCAATCTACAACCCT cCCGTGCCATATTCCAACATGATCCCAGGAGGGATGTACTCTAAGAGGACCATCATCATCAGGGGCATGGTGCCCTTCGGTGGTaacag ACTGAGCATCAATTTCGTGGTGAGCAGATCAAGGGACATCGCTTTCCACTTCAACCCCAGGGTGAAGGAGGGGATTGTGGTGAGAAACAGCAACATTGGAGGTAACTGGGGCCAGGAGGAAAGAGAGCTCAGCATGAACCCCTTCCTGGAGGGGCAGTACTTTGAT ATCTCAATTCGTTGTGGGAACCAAAGGTTCAAGGTGTTTGTGAATGGACAGCACTTGTTTGACTTTGCCCACCGCTTCCGGTCCTGCAATGAGATTGACATGCTGGAGATTGAAGGCGATGTGCAGATCTCCTACATCCACTTCTga
- the LOC137129314 gene encoding galectin-4-like isoform X3, whose translation MFVAPPGYQPVYGPRIPYLGPIYGGLREGTSIYLQGSIPENITRFVVNLLCGESESSDIALHFNPRFDGRDKVVFNTCQNGSWESEEKIRSMPFSRGQIFEIVMLVTSHGYQIKVNGNEFHHFKHRIPFDRVRAMHITGDVSIQTINVIGGGMGGGMGGGMGGGYPGGMGGGMGGGMGGGMGGQYPGSNLPGTGGQPIYNPPVPYSNMIPGGMYSKRTIIIRGMVPFGGNRLSINFVVSRSRDIAFHFNPRVKEGIVVRNSNIGGNWGQEERELSMNPFLEGQYFDISIRCGNQRFKVFVNGQHLFDFAHRFRSCNEIDMLEIEGDVQISYIHF comes from the exons ATGTTTGTTGCTCCTCCAGGCTATCAGCCAGTCTATGGCCCT AGAATTCCCTACCTGGGGCCTATTTATGGAGGCCTGAGGGAGGGGACCTCCATATACCTCCAGGGGTCCATTCCTGAAAACATCACCAG GTTCGTCGTCAACTTGCTCTGTGGAGAGTCCGAGTCCAGCGACATTGCCCTTCACTTCAACCCTCGATTCGACGGCCGCGACAAGGTGGTTTTCAACACCTGCCAAAATGGTTCGTGGGAGTCCGAGGAGAAGATTCGTAGTATGCCCTTCAGCAGGGGCCAAATCTTTGAAATAGTCATGTTAGTCACCTCACACGGTTACCAG ATCAAAGTCAATGGGAACGAGTTCCACCACTTCAAGCACCGCATCCCTTTCGACAGAGTGCGTGCGATGCACATCACGGGAGATGTTTCCATCCAGACGATTAATGTCATCGGG GGCGGAATGGGAGGTGGCATGGGCGGAGGAATGGGA GGAGGATACCCGGGGGGCATGGGTGGAGGAATGGGTGGAGGAATGGGAGGAGGAATGGGA GGACAGTACCCAGGATCAAACCTACCG GGTACAGGAGGGCAGCCAATCTACAACCCT cCCGTGCCATATTCCAACATGATCCCAGGAGGGATGTACTCTAAGAGGACCATCATCATCAGGGGCATGGTGCCCTTCGGTGGTaacag ACTGAGCATCAATTTCGTGGTGAGCAGATCAAGGGACATCGCTTTCCACTTCAACCCCAGGGTGAAGGAGGGGATTGTGGTGAGAAACAGCAACATTGGAGGTAACTGGGGCCAGGAGGAAAGAGAGCTCAGCATGAACCCCTTCCTGGAGGGGCAGTACTTTGAT ATCTCAATTCGTTGTGGGAACCAAAGGTTCAAGGTGTTTGTGAATGGACAGCACTTGTTTGACTTTGCCCACCGCTTCCGGTCCTGCAATGAGATTGACATGCTGGAGATTGAAGGCGATGTGCAGATCTCCTACATCCACTTCTga
- the LOC137129314 gene encoding galectin-4-like isoform X4: MFVAPPGYQPVYGPRIPYLGPIYGGLREGTSIYLQGSIPENITRFVVNLLCGESESSDIALHFNPRFDGRDKVVFNTCQNGSWESEEKIRSMPFSRGQIFEIVMLVTSHGYQIKVNGNEFHHFKHRIPFDRVRAMHITGDVSIQTINVIGGGMGGGMGGGMGGQYPGSNLPGTGGQPIYNPPVPYSNMIPGGMYSKRTIIIRGMVPFGGNRLSINFVVSRSRDIAFHFNPRVKEGIVVRNSNIGGNWGQEERELSMNPFLEGQYFDISIRCGNQRFKVFVNGQHLFDFAHRFRSCNEIDMLEIEGDVQISYIHF, translated from the exons ATGTTTGTTGCTCCTCCAGGCTATCAGCCAGTCTATGGCCCT AGAATTCCCTACCTGGGGCCTATTTATGGAGGCCTGAGGGAGGGGACCTCCATATACCTCCAGGGGTCCATTCCTGAAAACATCACCAG GTTCGTCGTCAACTTGCTCTGTGGAGAGTCCGAGTCCAGCGACATTGCCCTTCACTTCAACCCTCGATTCGACGGCCGCGACAAGGTGGTTTTCAACACCTGCCAAAATGGTTCGTGGGAGTCCGAGGAGAAGATTCGTAGTATGCCCTTCAGCAGGGGCCAAATCTTTGAAATAGTCATGTTAGTCACCTCACACGGTTACCAG ATCAAAGTCAATGGGAACGAGTTCCACCACTTCAAGCACCGCATCCCTTTCGACAGAGTGCGTGCGATGCACATCACGGGAGATGTTTCCATCCAGACGATTAATGTCATCGGG GGCGGAATGGGAGGTGGCATGGGCGGAGGAATGGGA GGACAGTACCCAGGATCAAACCTACCG GGTACAGGAGGGCAGCCAATCTACAACCCT cCCGTGCCATATTCCAACATGATCCCAGGAGGGATGTACTCTAAGAGGACCATCATCATCAGGGGCATGGTGCCCTTCGGTGGTaacag ACTGAGCATCAATTTCGTGGTGAGCAGATCAAGGGACATCGCTTTCCACTTCAACCCCAGGGTGAAGGAGGGGATTGTGGTGAGAAACAGCAACATTGGAGGTAACTGGGGCCAGGAGGAAAGAGAGCTCAGCATGAACCCCTTCCTGGAGGGGCAGTACTTTGAT ATCTCAATTCGTTGTGGGAACCAAAGGTTCAAGGTGTTTGTGAATGGACAGCACTTGTTTGACTTTGCCCACCGCTTCCGGTCCTGCAATGAGATTGACATGCTGGAGATTGAAGGCGATGTGCAGATCTCCTACATCCACTTCTga